One genomic window of Glycine max cultivar Williams 82 chromosome 16, Glycine_max_v4.0, whole genome shotgun sequence includes the following:
- the LOC100797703 gene encoding BAG family molecular chaperone regulator 3 codes for MCSELIGFSRSLKSCFLATQGHNLIFYSWFSSSLCTLSSIIYLPQLLQLLLLHFQFFQEKEIQKAIKMIKLRSMRFSRSSSKLGNGGHKATTPTEKDCRSIGEIQWELRPGGMLVQKRESNQSAGEGMITIIVSTVSQSHEISIEATSTFGELKMILSLATSFEPREQRLLFKGKEREDDEYLHMVGVRDKDKVLLFEDPAIKEKKLLGLRNQPINNPSRTISV; via the exons ATGTGTTCCGAACTCATTGGCTTTTCCCGTTCTCTTAAGTCTTGCTTTTTAGCAACACAAGGGCataacttaatattttattcgTGGTTTTCTTCGTCCTTATGCACGCTTTCTAGTATTATATATCTGCCCCAACTACTTCAACTCCTCTTACTACACTTTCAGTTCTTCCAAGAAAAGGAGATTCAGAAAGCAATTAAGATGATTAAGTTGAGGTCAATGAGGTTTAGCCGAAGCAGCTCCAAGCTTGGAAATGGTGGGCACAAAGCAACAACACCCACTGAAAAGGATTGCAGAAGCATTGGTGAAATCCAATGGGAACTTAGGCCTGGTGGCATGCTTGTTCAGAAAAGGGAGAGCAACCAAAGCGCAGGGGAGGGAATGATCACAATTATAGTGTCAACTGTTTCACAATCGCATGAAATTTCTATCGAGGCCACATCAACTTTTG GAGAATTGAAAATGATTCTGTCACTGGCAACAAGTTTTGAGCCCCGAGAGCAAAGGCTTCTCTTCAAGGGTAAAGAGAGAGAGGATGATGAATATCTACATATGGTTGGGGTTAGAGACAAGGACAAGGTTCTTCTGTTTGAGGATCCAGCTATAAAGGAGAAGAAACTGCTTGGCTTAAGAAACCAACCCATTAACAATCCTAGTCGTACCATCAGTGTATGA